The Anaerolineales bacterium region CGCTCCAGGATGGTGAGTTCCCAGTCGGGATCCACATTCTGGTCGTAGCCTGGCTTCTCGTTGGGGTTGGACATGCCCGTCAGCAGCCCCTCGCCTTCTCGATGGAAATATAGCGACTGGGCAAAATCGATCACGAAGGGATAGTCGGCCGGGATCTCCGGCAGCGGCGTGGTTGTAAGCATCTGGCGGCGGACCGGTCTTATGGGCAGCTCCAGCCCGGCCATGGCGCCAACCTGGGCGGCCCACGGGCCGGCCGCGTTGAGCACCAGCGGGGTCGAGATGCTGCCCTGGTTGGTATGCACGCCGGTGACGGCGCCGCTCTCGACTTGCAGGCCGGTTACCTCGACGCTGCCGATGCACTGCGCGCCCAGGCGGGTGGCGGCGTTGATGTAGCCCATCACCACGCTGTTCGGGTCGCATAGGCCGTCCTTGGCGTTGAAGGTGCCGCGCAACACATCGTCCAAACGCATCTGTGGCAGGCGGGCGCGCACTTCGTCGCCCGTGAGCCATTCGGTGTTCACGCCCAGGCTGTTTTGCAAGGCTACGTTCTTTTCAAACACGGCAATATCGGTTTCATTGTTGAGCAGGAACAGATAGCCGCATTGGCGATAGTCCACCTCCTGCCCGATCTCTTCTGGAAAGCGTTCCAACATCGGCAGGCTGGCCAGGCTGAGGCGAATATTGACCTCAGTGCCGAACTGGTAGCGCACGCCCCCGGCGCAGCGGCCGGTGGCGCCCAGGCCGAAGAACTCTTCCTTCTCCAGCAGCACCACGTCCTTGATGCCGCGCTGCGCCAGGTGATAGGCCGCCGAGGCGCCCATTACGCCGCCGCCGATGATGACTACCGATGCCGTCTTGGGAAGACTTACCACGCTACCTCCGTGCCAATGCCTAACTTGCGGGCATTGGCAACTGCAACGCGGGCGGCCAGTGCATCCTGCACGGCCACGCCCACGGACTTGAAGAATGTGACCTGCTCCGCCGAGCTGCGCCCGGCCGCCTTCCCGTTGAGCACCTCGCCCAGCTCGGCAATATCGTCTACTTTGATTAGCCCATCACGCAGTGGGATGGCAATCTCGCCGCTTTCCACCTGGGTAGCCGAGCGACTGTCCACGGTGATGCGCGCCTTGGCCACAAGTTCGGCCGGCACTTCGATGCCCTCAGCAGTGTGGGTGCCGGCGGCGTTGATGTGCGCCCCCGGGCGCACATCTGCGGCGGCGAACACGGGCGCATGGCTGGTGGTGGCGGCGCTGATGATGTCGGCCTGGGCCACCGCTTCCTGCGGACTGGCGGCCGGGCGCAGATCCTTGGGCACCCGCCCCACCCCGGCCATTTCGCTAATGAACTTGGCTACCTGCTCCTGGTTGGGCGAATAGATCCAGGCTGTTTCGATCTTGCGTACGGCGCAGGCCGCTTCCAGTTGGGTACGGGCTTGTACTCCGGCGCCGAAGACCGCCAGGGTCCTGGCGTCTGGCCGGGCCAGCACATCCGTGGCGGCGCCACAACCGGCGCCGGTGCGGATGGCGGTGACGGCGGCGCCTTCCAGTACCGCTTGCAGCACGCCGGTTTCAGGGTCAAAAGCCAGCACCACCGCATTGATGAGCGGCAGGCCGCGTTGCGGGTTCTTGCCGAACAGCGAGACCAGCTTGACCGCCAGGGCCTGCTCTTCCGGTGACGCGCCGTCAACGAATGCGGGCATCAGGATGCTCATGCCCTCATGCGGGGCGACGTTAAGGCGGGTGCGGAGCGGCACCTCGGCCGTGCCGGCCGAGAGGGCCGCGTACGCTTGCTTCATGGCGGCGATGCACTCGTCCATCGGCAGCGCCTGGCGGACTTCATTGGCGTTGAGTATCAGCATGCTGGCAATTCTAATTCTTTTCGCCGTGCAGCTCTGCCGCCGCATGCGTTAGCGCAGAACAGGGCTGAGGGCTATAATCGCTCACCAGGCCGTTTGGCCGAGGAGCAACGCTGAGCGAGGACCAACCCACCCGCAATCTGGATATCCCTGAGAATGCCGCGCGCCACAGCCAGCTGCGGCAGGGTGAGGTGCTGCAAGAGCGCTACGAGATCCAGGAGATCGTAGGCATCGGTGGCATGGGCTCGGTCTACCGCTCCCGTGACAAGAACTTCAAAGCCATCCGCCTGGTGGCGATCAAAGAGATGATCAGCCAGGTCACCGACCCCCTGGTGCGTAAGAACATCTTCCAGATCTTCGAGCGCGAGGCCAACATCCTCGCCACGCTACGCCACCCCTCCATCCCGCGCATATACGATTATTTCACCATCGGCGAGCGCGCCTATCTGGTGCTGGAATTCATTCACGGCAAGAACCTCGAACAGCTGCTGTCGGAAACCACCGGCTTCTTCCCCGAGGAGCAGGTGCTGGCCTGGGCGGTGGAGCTGTGCGATGTGCTGGACTATTTGCACAGCCACAAGCCGGAGCCGATCATCTTCCGTGACATCAAGCCCTCCAACATCATGAACACCCTGCAGAACCACATCGCCCTGGTGGATTTTGGCATCGCCAAGGTGTTTGAATCCAAGCAGAAGAACACCATGGTGGGCACGCAGGGCTATTCCCCGCCTGACCAG contains the following coding sequences:
- a CDS encoding FAD-binding oxidoreductase, whose translation is MVSLPKTASVVIIGGGVMGASAAYHLAQRGIKDVVLLEKEEFFGLGATGRCAGGVRYQFGTEVNIRLSLASLPMLERFPEEIGQEVDYRQCGYLFLLNNETDIAVFEKNVALQNSLGVNTEWLTGDEVRARLPQMRLDDVLRGTFNAKDGLCDPNSVVMGYINAATRLGAQCIGSVEVTGLQVESGAVTGVHTNQGSISTPLVLNAAGPWAAQVGAMAGLELPIRPVRRQMLTTTPLPEIPADYPFVIDFAQSLYFHREGEGLLTGMSNPNEKPGYDQNVDPDWELTILERAAERLPVLEKAGLASHWAGLYEVTPDAHPIFGATPIDGLYLVGGFSGHGFMHGPISGKLMAEIMLDGAASSVDVSMLGLDRFSGDSLKEYNVI